The Candidatus Scalindua japonica DNA window GAAATCCTGAATATGTTATGAAGGCGGTATGTACGCTTTTGCATATAGATTATGAAGAGTCTATGATACTTCCTTATAGCGGCAACCGTGCTATAGAGGGTCTGCATGGTGACTCTCTACAGGTTGGAGATCCAAACTTTCTAAAACACGATAAGATAAAACCGGGATTAGCTGATGTTGGTAAAGGACTTCTTGAGATACCGGCCGGTCTGAGTGCACAAACAATAAAGGTAGCTCAGGAACTGGGCTATTCCATTGCCTCTTCACAGACCATTGGACTTTTACCGGCACAAAAAGCGTTTATGAACCGTTTCGGTACAGACCCGGTTTGTCATATAGTACAAATTGTCAGCATTCAGTTTAAAGAGGGCCTTGACAGAACGAGGTTGGAAATCAGTTTTCAGAAGGTAATTCAAAAACATGCGGTTTTAAGATATTCATTCTCTATAATTACTGGAGAATGGATCCAGAGTGAGACTGAAAATGATCATTTTACAATTTGCTATGATGATTTATCTGGTATGGACGAGAAAATGAAGCAATCCAGAATGCTGACGCTGGAAAGTGAATTAAACAGGAAGATAAATATCAATAGAGCGCCTCTGTTGACATGTGCGGTTGTTGATCTTGGCTCTTTTCAATATCAGATTATGTTGGTTATTCATCATTTAATCGCGGATGGTGAAACTCTGAAACTGATCTATAAAGAGTTATTAGGGTTTTATGAAAATCCTGAGAAAGGTGTTGAGGAAATAGATCAAAGATACAGAAATTATTATGGTGATTTATTGGAATTAGAAAAAAATATAGATAAAGATGTTGACTCTCATAAGAAATATTGGATGGAACAGATGCATAATCAGCAAGTGTCGTGTCCTCTGGATTTTAATAAAGGGCCGAATATTATTTCTTCCGAGAAAGAATTTACCTCTATGCATACGTTCAGGAAACTGGGTATCGACAAATTAAAACCGAAAAATATGTCTTTTTATTATTTATCTGTTGGGCTTTACTACTATATGGCAGATTGGATCGGCAAGAAAGAACCCGTGATAATACATCGACTCCATCGCCGAAATGTTAACTCGAAAACGATATATTATGATGTTGCCGGATGGTTTGCAGGGGACATACCGCTGTCTCTATCTGTTGAATCTGAATCATCTGTGCATGAAAACATTCAGAGATTTAGAAGAAAATTTCTGGAAATACCTATGGGAGGGGTAACATATGAGATTTTATCCAACCGGGGATTACTGCCCTACGCGTATAAAGTTGGATCTGTTCGTTTGAATTATCAACCTGAGTTTCATGATCCAAATATTGAAAAAATTGGTACCCATATTTATGAACCTCTGGAACATGAACGTCTTTATATGATAGATCTGATAGTAAGGACGGAGAAAGATCATTTTGTGGTGATTGTCAGATATTCCAGCAATTATCATAATCTTGCTACGATAAAACACCTTGTTCGCAACTGGATAAATATGACAAGGCACATAATATCAGAGAGTAGCAGCAGCATCATAAAAAAGGTGTCTTAAAGGATGTCGGCAATAATTATTTATATATAATATATTAAGAAGGTTTCTATCAATATTTTGCTATTCAAATGGATATTATTTGATAAGGGTAGTCGGTAAACGGGATATCAAACCAGACAACTTATCGAAGGAAGTTCATTGTACTATCGTAAATATGATTAAATAATAGTATGAAAAAAAATATAAAAAAACTACTATTGGTTGAACCATCATGGGAGCGCACAAAGCGTTACTGGAAGAAATCAAAATTATTTGGTGTAATTCAACCAATTCGTCTGGGATATATTGCAGCCCTCACACCGGGAGACTGGGAAGTAGAGGTTATTGATGAAAATGTAGAATCGTTTATCTATAAAGACGCGAGTCTTGTTGGCATTACCTCCTTTACCCATAACGCGCTGCGGGCTTATGAGATAGCGTCTGTCTATAGAAACAAAAATATTCAAGTGGTGATGGGTGGTGTACATGCCTCAATGATGCCGGAAGAAGCTTTGAATTATGTAGATAGTGTAGTTGTTGGAGAAGCCGAAACCGTATGGGGTAATCTGATAAAGGATTTTGAGAGTGGAAATCTCAAAAGAGAATACCTGGGGGGGTATCCGCCACTTGAGGGATTGATACAACCGAGAAGAGACATCTTCTCAGATGATTACTTTTTTGGAATAATACAAACATCACGTGGGTGTTCGGTGGGTTGTGAGTTTTGCTCTGTAACAGAATTGAATGGCAGAAAACATAGACAGAGACCAGTCAATGAAGTATTAGATGAATTAGAAACTATTCCGCAAAAGATTGTCTTCTTTATTGATGATAACATAATAGGATATGGAAGAAATTCTGAACAGAGAGCAATCCGTTTGTTTAAGGGATTGATAGAGAGAAAGCTTAACAAACGATGGTTTAGCCAGTCTACGGTAAATTTCGGGAATAATGAAGAAATATTATATTATGCCAGGAAGAGTGGGTGTGTGGGGATTTTTTTAGGGATTGAATCGGTAAGTAAAGATGTTCTTAAAGGGATGAGAAAGGGGGTGAACATTAATACTGATTACTATGAAACAATTAAAAGAATTCATAAATATGGAATTCTGGTATCAGGAAACATTATGATTGGAAATGATGAGGACACGGAAGAAACCTATAAGGCAAATGCAGAATTTGTTATTAAGGCCAATATAGATATACCCAGTCTGTCTAATGTTGTTCCACAGCCCGGAACACGACTGTTCAAAAGATTAATTGGCGAAGGCAGGCTCAAATACAGTAATTTTCCTGAGGACTGGAAATATTATGATTGGAACAGTATAACCATTAAACCTAGATATTTTACAGAAGAGTTTTTGATCAGATCAAATAAGCGAATCTATGGCAGAATATTTTCGATTCCAAGGATTGCAATCAGGTTTGTAAAAACACTGATTTATTGTAGAAGTTTTTTTCTGGCAGTTGTGGCATTGAGACTGAATATCGTTCTTCGCGGGTTTAATAAAAAAATAGGATTTTCCTGATGAAGATAACCGTTATTGTAAATTAAGGAGTAAGAGATTAAATTTGAATCTTTAGTATCAGTTTTTCTGGTAAGTTTAGGCTTTTTTATTTCATTTATTAAAAAAAAAGGCAGTTTCAATAATAAGAAGTTATGGACATATGTTTATCAGAGTTTTGCAGCGGTGAACCCTGATGGATTCAGTCTTATGAATTTAGGCTATGCCGCTTCATCAGATATTGATCTTGAAGATACTGAAAGTGATGAAAGATACAGCTTTCAGTTATATCACCATGTGGCAAGTCCGGCAGAATTTCATGATCATGAAGTACTTGAGGTAGGATGTGGTAGAGGAGGGGGAGCGTATTTCATAAAGAAATATTTGAACCCGAAAAGTATGGTTGGGCTGGACCTGGCAGGAAGAGCTGTAAAACTATGCAAAGAAAAATACGGGACAGATGGACTAGATTTTATCAATGGTGATGCGGAAGCGCTTCCTTTTTTAGATAACTCATTTGACATTGTGATAAATGTTGAGTCTGCATTCCATTACCCTTCACGTGATGATTTCTTTAGAGAAGTGAAGAGAGTGTTAAGGAAAGATGGATATTTTCTGTATGCGGATGTGGAGATCAGAAACGAAGTCGAATCTCTGGATAATAGTATTCTTGAGGCAGGATTTACGCTTCTTAAACGGGAAGTAATAAACGATAATGTTATTAAGGCATGTGATTTAGACAGTATACGTCGGAAACGAATTATTGATTCCTCATGTCATCCACTCTTTCGCTTTCTGGCCTATAATATCCCGGCAGTTCCGGATTCACGGGCTTATAATAAAATAAAATCAGGTGAGATACAATATCTGTGCTATGCTCTTAAAAAAAGTGAAAATGAATTATTGAAGAACAAAAATTTAATTTTATAACAGAAAATTTAGCTTTGATATTATGAAAAAATTACTACTGGTAAACCCTATTTCCGAAGAAGTAAATCGAAATATGCGTGGTTTTAATAAACTTATTTTTAATGCCCCCCTCGCTCTGGGCTATATTGCGGCACTCACACCATCACATTGGAAAATAGAAGTATTAGACGAACAGGAAATTAACTTTGAGAATTCCATTGATAGATTATCTGAATACAGTAATGTTGATCTGGTTGGCATTACTGCCCTGACTGTTACCGCACCCAGGGCTTATGAAATTGCTGCTTTTTTCAAGAAAAGAAAAATCCCGGTTGTCATGGGCGGAATCCATGTATCAATGATGCCTGATGAGGCGTTGAACTTTGCTGATTGCGTGGTGATTGGAGAACCGGATTCAATCTGGAATGACTTAATAAAGGATGCGGAAAATGGTAACCTCAAGAAAAAGTATACAGGTGAATACCTGCCGCTTGGAGGATTAGTTAAACCGAGAAGAGATATTTTCGGAGATTACAAGGCTGCTACAGTACAAACATCCAGAGGCTGTCCGATGAGCTGTGAATTCTGTTCTACAGTAGCATTTAATGGCAGGGTGTATAGGCAGAGACCGGTAAATGATATTCTGGATGAACTTGAATCAATTCCTCAGAAAATGACTTATTTTATTGATGATAACCTGATTGGTCATAACAAAAAAGATGAGGAAAGAATCATTTCCTTATGTAAAGGTATGATAGAGAGAAAGATAAACAAAATGTGGTGGTGCCAGGCCACAATGAGTTTTGGAAACAATGAGGAACTTTTATATTATGCCAGGAAAAGCGGTTGTGTCTGTGTTTTGTTAGGAATTGAGTCGA harbors:
- a CDS encoding B12-binding domain-containing radical SAM protein; protein product: MKKNIKKLLLVEPSWERTKRYWKKSKLFGVIQPIRLGYIAALTPGDWEVEVIDENVESFIYKDASLVGITSFTHNALRAYEIASVYRNKNIQVVMGGVHASMMPEEALNYVDSVVVGEAETVWGNLIKDFESGNLKREYLGGYPPLEGLIQPRRDIFSDDYFFGIIQTSRGCSVGCEFCSVTELNGRKHRQRPVNEVLDELETIPQKIVFFIDDNIIGYGRNSEQRAIRLFKGLIERKLNKRWFSQSTVNFGNNEEILYYARKSGCVGIFLGIESVSKDVLKGMRKGVNINTDYYETIKRIHKYGILVSGNIMIGNDEDTEETYKANAEFVIKANIDIPSLSNVVPQPGTRLFKRLIGEGRLKYSNFPEDWKYYDWNSITIKPRYFTEEFLIRSNKRIYGRIFSIPRIAIRFVKTLIYCRSFFLAVVALRLNIVLRGFNKKIGFS
- a CDS encoding class I SAM-dependent methyltransferase, with amino-acid sequence MNLGYAASSDIDLEDTESDERYSFQLYHHVASPAEFHDHEVLEVGCGRGGGAYFIKKYLNPKSMVGLDLAGRAVKLCKEKYGTDGLDFINGDAEALPFLDNSFDIVINVESAFHYPSRDDFFREVKRVLRKDGYFLYADVEIRNEVESLDNSILEAGFTLLKREVINDNVIKACDLDSIRRKRIIDSSCHPLFRFLAYNIPAVPDSRAYNKIKSGEIQYLCYALKKSENELLKNKNLIL
- a CDS encoding B12-binding domain-containing radical SAM protein — encoded protein: MKKLLLVNPISEEVNRNMRGFNKLIFNAPLALGYIAALTPSHWKIEVLDEQEINFENSIDRLSEYSNVDLVGITALTVTAPRAYEIAAFFKKRKIPVVMGGIHVSMMPDEALNFADCVVIGEPDSIWNDLIKDAENGNLKKKYTGEYLPLGGLVKPRRDIFGDYKAATVQTSRGCPMSCEFCSTVAFNGRVYRQRPVNDILDELESIPQKMTYFIDDNLIGHNKKDEERIISLCKGMIERKINKMWWCQATMSFGNNEELLYYARKSGCVCVLLGIESISEKVLRRMNKELNLKLDYRETINRIHKSGILVLGNILVGNDDDTKEVIEENIQFFKEVNIDAPGHVFVTPLPGTKFFERLDAENRIVNKNFPKDWKYYDLLHLVIKPNALSQKEIIDLKLLFYNNLFSYRQIIIRAFKSLIYSKKLYIGIGALLMNLWYRKFFHRYDSLIKEDE